The Zingiber officinale cultivar Zhangliang chromosome 2A, Zo_v1.1, whole genome shotgun sequence genomic sequence AGGGAAGCAGACTGGAAGAAAGGGATCAACTCTTCTTGCCAAAAGATCCCTTTGTACTCCTTTTTCAAGTTGACGAATGGGTTGCTGGCCTTGCTGTGCCAAATGTAGGGTAAGCCAGTCTTCACTCCTAGCCCCAAGTGATCGCAGATCACCTAGAGTGCCAACGAATATGCATATGTTAGATTGCTCATAAAGCTAGGTTTGTGAAAGTGATCACGAAACTAATGAAGAAAACTGACCTTGATGCACCATCCAGCCCACATATCGTCGTAGCGTCCAATAGGCTGGCCGTCGCCCATGAGGCCAAAGTACATAGCAGGGCCAATGAGCTGTCGATCGAAAGCCAGATTCATCCCACACATAGGGAACAGAGTTCCCTTGGGGATGGTAAGAACAGCATCCACATACCTAGTAAAACACCACATTGTTGCAGATTAAGTTTTTGTGACAATTGGAATCCTCTGGCTGTGAGACAATAAGATCAAGGAATTTGTTACCTTGAGTTCCTCTCGCGAGGCTTTACAAGCTGAGTGGGAGCGTCGTAGTCAGGAATGTTGAGCCAAAGGCCATGAGAAACAGCTGTGGGAGCACCTTCCCTGAGGCTGAAAGGATATCCACGAACAAAGTCTGCGCCTTCTCGGTAAGGGTCATACAAGGTGTTGAAGAAGTAAGGAGTAGAAGGGCTTAAAAGATTCTTGATGTGCTGTTCCAGTGCATTGATGTCTTTGCCAGTGGGATCTTTAGCGACCTATTTAAGATGATAGACAAAAGATAATAATGTTTTGGAAACTAGAAGCAAGGATTGTCAAACAAACAACTACAAGTAGTGCTGCATAACAGAAAATGTGTTCCATGTGCAACAGTTGTATCTtcgaaaaacataaaaattttaaTGCAACAAGCTAACTGTGATTAGATAACAGTTATTGAAAGTGTAGGTACATCTTCCAAAATCGAGCTTTGCAATCCAGGGTAAGAAGGAACACAAAGAATAGTGATCTCCTGATGACATATGGTGGGACAATTATGATGAAGCAAAAGAGACTAAAGATAACACCCTCCTAGCTCACATGATTTTGCCAGACTTGAACATCTCCTTTCCATTCTTTGTTTCCTACTCCCACTCGTGCACAAATTGTTGCACGAATAGATAGATCTATCTCAGATTAAGCATTCAACACAGATTCGATATTTATTTGGCATAACCTCCActtagaattttagaaaattaaactaCGCTATATCAGATCTCTGTGTTTTAGTACCACCTGATACTGTCTGCAAAGCATTGTTTCAGTCAATCaaatcatataaatgacaaagaaAAGCATAAACAAGTTGAAAATCGTCTCTTTTCTCAAACATAGCTATGCTGTCTGAATTATTTAGAAATATAGTGAACAACACTAGATCTAACTGAAGCATCGCCTTCTAATTAGGTCCCAGATTGTTTAGAATGAGAAACAAatttgaagtaaaaaaaaataaggaaaaaataatACATGTCGCGAAAACTCagatctacaagcaaaagaaaacgAGAATCAAAATCCGTTGATGGATCTAGCGTTGACTTACAAAGCAGTCGTCGTCGATGGTGTAGATGTACTTCTTCTTGGAGACCATGTAGCCGAAGCAGCGGCAAGCGGAGTCCTTGAAGGAGATGCAGTTGGCCTTGGGGCCCAGGATGCGATTGATGTCGTTGCGGTTGTAAAGCTCGTAGTCAAATCCCTTCGGCACGTTGATCGTCTTGCTCGGGTCGCCGTCCTGCACGATGATCAGGTGGTAGGGCTGGAAGAACGGCCGCCACATTTCC encodes the following:
- the LOC122043373 gene encoding UDP-arabinopyranose mutase 1-like, with amino-acid sequence MAAKEAAASVPSTPLLKDELDIVIPTIRNLDFLEMWRPFFQPYHLIIVQDGDPSKTINVPKGFDYELYNRNDINRILGPKANCISFKDSACRCFGYMVSKKKYIYTIDDDCFVAKDPTGKDINALEQHIKNLLSPSTPYFFNTLYDPYREGADFVRGYPFSLREGAPTAVSHGLWLNIPDYDAPTQLVKPRERNSRYVDAVLTIPKGTLFPMCGMNLAFDRQLIGPAMYFGLMGDGQPIGRYDDMWAGWCIKVICDHLGLGVKTGLPYIWHSKASNPFVNLKKEYKGIFWQEELIPFFQSASLPKDCTTVQKCYIELSKQVKEKLGKIDPYFTKLADAMVTWIEAWDELNSAGAQAPAPVANGTAKK